One window of Thalassovita mediterranea genomic DNA carries:
- a CDS encoding CoA transferase, with translation MLEGIRVIEYATYMAAPGAGSILSDWGAEVIKVEPPGGDPIRKFFATIGTDIQDNPVFDFDNRGKKSIALDTTTDEGRKILRELAESADVFLTNVRPGGLARSGLDYEGLKSVNPKLVYCSLTGYGLDGPDADKPGFDVASFWARSGAARTTIPKGGEPFPCRTAFGDHTTSIAAAAGICAALVEATKTGKGRLVEASLLRTALFTLGSDFAIQLFFGRLGSTKQRHEQTVPIMNFFRTSDDHWLCIVARQGNSDWGPICRVIGREDLIEDERFSSPKARRKNSVECVGVLDEGFGAMTKEEAAKRLDEHSIAWAPVQTMAEAAADPQVLAAGGIVDVPSAAGDGSSFKSPASPVRFPGANDGPKGPSPKFGQHSREVLAGLGRSEDEITQLLSSGAVSDGAKPAK, from the coding sequence ATGCTCGAAGGCATTCGCGTCATAGAATACGCAACCTATATGGCCGCCCCTGGCGCAGGCAGTATCCTGAGTGACTGGGGCGCCGAAGTGATCAAGGTTGAACCACCCGGCGGCGACCCGATCCGCAAATTCTTCGCGACCATTGGCACCGACATCCAGGACAATCCGGTCTTTGATTTCGACAATCGCGGCAAGAAGTCCATCGCGCTCGACACGACCACCGATGAGGGCCGCAAGATCCTCCGCGAACTCGCCGAAAGCGCGGACGTCTTTCTGACCAATGTTCGCCCCGGCGGCCTCGCGCGGTCTGGCCTCGACTATGAAGGTCTGAAATCAGTCAATCCAAAACTCGTCTATTGCAGCCTGACTGGATACGGCCTCGATGGCCCGGACGCCGACAAGCCTGGCTTCGACGTGGCGAGCTTCTGGGCACGCTCAGGCGCGGCGCGCACCACCATCCCGAAGGGCGGTGAGCCATTCCCGTGCCGCACGGCCTTCGGCGACCACACGACCAGCATCGCTGCGGCCGCTGGCATCTGCGCGGCGCTGGTGGAGGCTACCAAGACCGGCAAGGGCCGGCTGGTAGAGGCTTCGCTGCTGCGCACCGCCCTCTTCACGCTTGGCTCTGATTTCGCGATCCAGCTCTTCTTCGGGCGGCTTGGCTCCACCAAGCAGCGCCACGAGCAGACCGTGCCAATCATGAACTTTTTCCGCACCAGTGACGATCACTGGCTCTGCATCGTCGCGCGTCAGGGCAATTCTGACTGGGGTCCGATCTGCCGGGTCATAGGCCGCGAGGACCTGATCGAAGATGAGCGCTTCTCTTCGCCAAAGGCCCGCCGCAAGAATAGCGTCGAATGTGTCGGCGTCCTCGATGAAGGCTTTGGGGCGATGACGAAGGAAGAAGCTGCCAAGCGTCTGGATGAGCATTCAATCGCCTGGGCGCCGGTCCAGACGATGGCCGAAGCAGCGGCCGATCCGCAGGTTCTTGCAGCCGGCGGCATCGTGGACGTCCCATCAGCCGCAGGCGATGGCAGCTCGTTCAAGTCACCTGCCTCGCCCGTCCGGTTTCCCGGTGCGAATGATGGCCCGAAAGGCCCCTCACCGAAATTCGGTCAACATAGCCGAGAGGTCCTCGCTGGCCTCGGGCGCAGCGAGGATGAGATCACTCAGTTGCTATCTTCGGGCGCCGTATCGGACGGGGCGAAACCGGCAAAATAG
- a CDS encoding DUF2336 domain-containing protein, translated as MKGETPDERAGIAHKLCRRIATDPLTDAERRHAEEIIGILAQDAAELVRKTLSVALRNSPRLPRDVALKLARDVESVALPVLQYSPSLTDQDLIELVRAVEGAKQIAIASRERIDPALCETIAGEGIADAVAALARNRGASWTNKAFDRSIDRFAENEGVKTALIAREHIPVHVAEKLVSLVSGQAFDMLVNRHELPAQLAIDLAAGARERATVDLVEQADRSQDMGYFVHQLDLNGRLTNSLIMRALCLGQMKFVEHAMAELAGVTHGKAWLMIHDAGPRGLAAIFDRAGLPRKLLPAFKAAVNVFHETEVDGGPNDKARFRMRMIERVLTQFQAIPKGDLDYLLEKLDFYSEQARAMETPPSEEAARRFG; from the coding sequence ATGAAAGGTGAGACACCGGACGAACGGGCTGGCATTGCGCACAAGCTCTGCCGCCGGATTGCGACTGACCCTCTGACAGACGCCGAACGCCGCCACGCAGAAGAGATTATTGGCATCCTCGCGCAGGACGCCGCAGAGCTCGTTCGCAAGACGCTTTCTGTGGCGCTGCGCAACTCGCCGCGCCTGCCGCGTGACGTCGCGCTCAAGCTTGCGCGCGACGTGGAGTCCGTCGCGCTGCCCGTGCTTCAGTATTCACCGTCCCTGACCGATCAGGACCTGATCGAGCTTGTCCGCGCTGTTGAAGGCGCCAAGCAGATCGCCATCGCATCGCGCGAACGTATCGACCCCGCACTGTGTGAGACGATTGCTGGCGAGGGCATTGCTGATGCCGTGGCCGCGCTGGCGCGCAATCGCGGTGCGAGCTGGACGAACAAGGCGTTCGATCGCTCCATCGACCGGTTCGCTGAGAATGAGGGCGTGAAGACCGCGCTGATCGCGCGTGAGCATATTCCGGTTCATGTCGCTGAAAAGCTGGTGTCGCTTGTTTCGGGGCAGGCTTTCGACATGCTGGTGAACCGGCATGAGTTGCCAGCGCAGCTCGCTATCGATCTTGCTGCCGGTGCGCGTGAACGCGCGACCGTGGACCTTGTCGAGCAGGCGGACCGTAGCCAGGATATGGGCTATTTCGTCCACCAGCTTGACCTCAATGGCCGCCTGACGAACTCGCTCATCATGCGCGCGCTGTGTCTCGGACAGATGAAGTTTGTCGAACATGCCATGGCAGAGCTCGCCGGTGTCACGCATGGCAAGGCGTGGCTGATGATCCATGATGCGGGTCCGCGTGGCCTTGCAGCAATTTTCGACCGGGCCGGTCTGCCGCGTAAGCTCCTGCCAGCCTTCAAGGCCGCGGTGAACGTCTTCCACGAAACCGAAGTCGATGGCGGTCCGAACGACAAGGCCCGCTTCCGGATGCGGATGATTGAACGCGTGCTGACGCAGTTCCAGGCCATCCCGAAGGGCGACCTCGACTATCTGCTGGAAAAACTGGATTTCTATTCAGAGCAGGCGCGCGCCATGGAAACGCCGCCGTCCGAAGAGGCAGCGCGCCGTTTCGGCTAG
- a CDS encoding amidohydrolase family protein encodes MIFKFAAIAASTSLVCASALAQNLAIQNATLFDGETVREDATLVIRDGTVVAWADADQLPSGLETIDAEGAWITPGIFTPFSRTGIVEVGAEDSTDDTSAGQSAFGAALDMSDGFNPASTLIEVTRLEGVTRMAVAPSLGSSLFGGQGFIATTTGEPGSIIEERAFTFINLGEGGAGIAGGSRPAAWATFRAALGDARAFPARYLTGQEGDVLNRIDAQALSRAARGDQLIMISASRESDIRQIIELKQDNPQLQIVILGAQEGWMAADELADAEIPVIIDPYDNLPGSFAQLGATQQNAARLLDAGVTTAFAYFDNSSHQARLILQSAGNAVGSGVDHTDALRAITSVPADIFGIDGAGRLTAGSLGDLVIWDGDPLEVRSAPVRIFIDGVEQPLESRQTKLRDRYLNLDESERPLAYKR; translated from the coding sequence ATGATCTTCAAATTTGCAGCAATTGCCGCGTCAACCTCGCTCGTCTGTGCCAGTGCGCTCGCGCAGAACCTCGCCATACAGAACGCCACCCTGTTTGACGGTGAGACGGTTCGCGAAGATGCGACCCTCGTCATCCGGGACGGAACGGTCGTCGCTTGGGCGGATGCGGACCAGCTCCCGTCAGGGCTTGAGACCATCGATGCGGAAGGCGCCTGGATCACACCCGGCATCTTCACGCCTTTCTCGCGCACCGGCATTGTAGAAGTCGGCGCTGAAGACTCGACGGACGATACCTCGGCTGGCCAGTCTGCATTCGGCGCGGCCCTCGATATGAGCGACGGATTTAACCCGGCCTCCACGCTAATTGAAGTCACGAGACTTGAAGGCGTGACACGCATGGCCGTCGCGCCAAGCCTGGGCTCGTCCCTCTTTGGTGGTCAGGGCTTCATTGCCACCACCACGGGCGAGCCCGGCTCCATCATTGAAGAGCGCGCGTTCACTTTCATCAATCTTGGTGAAGGCGGCGCCGGTATCGCAGGCGGCTCACGCCCGGCGGCCTGGGCAACTTTCCGTGCAGCCCTCGGCGATGCACGCGCCTTTCCAGCCCGCTATCTCACCGGACAGGAAGGCGATGTTCTCAACCGGATCGACGCGCAGGCCCTCTCTCGTGCAGCTCGCGGCGATCAGCTGATCATGATCTCCGCCAGCCGCGAAAGCGACATCCGCCAGATCATCGAGCTGAAGCAGGACAATCCTCAGCTGCAGATCGTCATTCTCGGCGCGCAGGAAGGCTGGATGGCCGCAGACGAGCTCGCCGACGCTGAGATTCCTGTCATCATCGACCCTTATGACAACCTGCCTGGCAGTTTCGCCCAGCTCGGCGCAACCCAGCAGAACGCCGCGCGGCTTCTCGATGCCGGTGTGACAACCGCCTTCGCCTATTTCGACAATAGCAGCCACCAGGCCCGCCTTATCCTGCAGAGCGCTGGCAATGCCGTCGGTAGCGGCGTCGACCATACGGACGCCCTGCGGGCGATCACGTCGGTGCCAGCCGATATTTTCGGGATCGATGGTGCAGGACGCCTGACTGCTGGCAGCCTTGGTGACCTCGTCATCTGGGATGGTGACCCGCTGGAAGTTAGAAGCGCGCCTGTCCGCATCTTTATCGATGGCGTCGAGCAACCGCTCGAGAGCCGCCAGACAAAGCTGCGCGACCGCTACCTCAATCTCGATGAAAGCGAACGGCCACTCGCCTACAAGCGCTAG
- a CDS encoding amidohydrolase, with product MKIAMRLAVALSAATFLTACGGGGQDTENDTNGEQAEAFDRDPYPSTYTPYPSGAVLLQNATVYDGIGNVFENYDVLLEGGNIAGMGEDLDAGDDVEVIDAAGKFVTPGIIDNHSHLGVYPSPGVSAHQDGNEISGPVTAEVWAEHGVWPQDPGFTRALAGGVTSMQILPGSANLFGGRGVTLKNVLSRTVQGMKFPDAPYTLKMACGENPKRVYGYGGGRFPGGAPYSRMGNVAGYRNSWIEARAYQEKWDEWEADGGDMPTRNLELDTLAGVLDGDILVHMHCYRADEMAQVIDMSEEFGYKVTSFHHAVESYKIADLLAEKDICSAMWADWWGFKMEAYDGIRENIPLVHQAGACAIVHSDSDIGIQRLNQEAAKALADGRRAGIEISDADAWTWLSANPAKSLGIFDQTGSLEIGKDADVVLWNGDPFSTYSNAERVYIDGALMFDLEQPDFTPVTDFELGQPGEGDLK from the coding sequence ATGAAAATTGCGATGCGTCTGGCAGTGGCGCTGTCTGCTGCGACCTTCCTCACCGCGTGCGGCGGTGGTGGACAGGACACCGAAAACGACACCAACGGCGAACAGGCCGAAGCTTTCGACCGCGACCCTTATCCGTCAACCTACACGCCCTACCCATCAGGCGCCGTTCTTCTACAAAACGCGACCGTTTATGACGGCATCGGCAACGTCTTCGAGAATTATGACGTCCTTCTGGAAGGCGGAAACATCGCGGGAATGGGCGAAGACCTCGATGCGGGCGATGATGTCGAAGTGATCGACGCAGCCGGCAAATTCGTAACGCCCGGCATTATCGACAACCATTCCCACCTTGGTGTGTACCCCTCGCCCGGCGTCAGCGCCCATCAGGACGGCAATGAGATTTCAGGCCCCGTCACAGCGGAAGTCTGGGCCGAGCATGGCGTCTGGCCACAGGACCCGGGCTTCACCCGCGCGCTGGCTGGCGGCGTTACATCGATGCAGATCCTGCCGGGTTCAGCCAATCTCTTCGGCGGGCGCGGCGTGACGCTCAAGAACGTCCTGTCGCGCACCGTACAGGGCATGAAGTTTCCCGACGCGCCTTACACATTGAAGATGGCATGCGGTGAGAATCCGAAACGCGTCTATGGCTATGGTGGCGGTCGCTTCCCGGGCGGCGCCCCCTATTCGCGCATGGGCAATGTCGCAGGCTACCGTAATTCATGGATCGAGGCACGCGCCTATCAGGAAAAGTGGGACGAGTGGGAAGCAGATGGCGGCGACATGCCGACCCGAAACCTCGAGCTGGACACGCTGGCGGGCGTTCTCGACGGCGACATCCTCGTTCACATGCATTGCTACCGCGCCGATGAGATGGCGCAGGTGATCGATATGTCGGAAGAGTTTGGCTACAAGGTCACCTCATTCCACCACGCCGTCGAAAGCTACAAGATTGCGGACCTATTGGCTGAGAAGGACATCTGTTCAGCCATGTGGGCCGACTGGTGGGGCTTCAAGATGGAAGCCTATGACGGCATCCGCGAGAATATCCCGCTCGTCCATCAGGCCGGTGCCTGCGCGATCGTTCACTCTGATAGCGATATCGGCATCCAGCGCCTGAACCAGGAGGCCGCCAAGGCACTGGCTGACGGCCGGCGCGCCGGGATCGAGATTTCAGACGCTGACGCCTGGACCTGGCTCTCGGCCAATCCGGCAAAGTCGCTTGGTATTTTCGATCAGACAGGCTCACTGGAGATCGGTAAGGACGCTGACGTCGTTCTCTGGAATGGCGACCCGTTCAGCACCTATTCGAACGCCGAACGCGTTTATATCGACGGCGCGCTCATGTTTGATCTTGAGCAGCCAGACTTCACCCCCGTCACAGATTTCGAGCTTGGCCAGCCTGGCGAAGGAGACCTGAAATGA
- the parE gene encoding DNA topoisomerase IV subunit B, translated as MFDDVPADTSGYSAKDIEVLEGLEPVRKRPGMYIGGTDERAYHHLFAEVLDNSMDEAVAGHASRIEVRLDADGFLTVTDNGRGIPIDPHPKFPDKSALEVIMCTLHAGGKFSDKAYATAGGLHGVGISVVNALSERVEVEVARDRKLYVQVFERGQVMSPVELKGAAPNRRGTSVRFRPDVEIFGDKLRFRPSRLFQMARSKAYLYRGVEVRWSCDPSLLPEDSKIPAEATLTYPNGLADQLEEVFKGKATITNEAFSGLVETDEGKVEWAIAWTAAGFGEADGFSRSYCNTIPTPDGGTHEAGLRSAITKGLRNYGELTGQKKATAITADDIMSYAGILLSVFIRGPEFVGQTKDKLSTTAAFRLVENAVRDRFDHWLAASPKEADKLLNWAMERADERAKRRKDKEVARKSATRRLRLPGKLADCSANSGDTELFIVEGDSAGGTAKTARDRKMQAILPLRGKILNVASASVDKLEKNQELADLMLALGTGLKTRFNLDDLRYERVIIMTDADVDGAHIASLLITFFYQMTPGLIESGRLYMAMPPLYRLSHKGKSVYAMDDAQKAELIASEFKNSEKVEIGRFKGLGEMNASQLKETTMDPQSRTLARITLPDSMDELTEMKPAELIDTLMGRKAEHRFKFIQDNAQFASELDI; from the coding sequence CTGTTCGACGACGTTCCAGCAGACACATCCGGCTATTCAGCCAAGGATATCGAAGTCCTTGAAGGGCTCGAACCCGTCCGCAAACGTCCCGGCATGTATATCGGCGGCACGGACGAGCGCGCCTACCACCACCTTTTCGCCGAAGTCCTCGATAACTCGATGGACGAGGCGGTCGCCGGCCATGCGAGCCGGATCGAGGTTCGCCTCGATGCAGACGGCTTCCTGACGGTGACCGACAATGGCCGCGGCATCCCGATCGACCCGCACCCGAAATTTCCGGACAAGTCGGCGCTGGAAGTCATCATGTGTACGCTCCATGCGGGCGGCAAATTCTCCGACAAGGCCTATGCGACCGCAGGCGGCCTGCACGGTGTCGGTATCTCGGTCGTGAACGCGCTTTCGGAGCGGGTCGAGGTCGAGGTCGCTCGTGACCGCAAGCTGTACGTCCAGGTGTTCGAACGCGGCCAGGTCATGTCGCCGGTCGAGCTGAAGGGCGCAGCGCCAAACCGCCGCGGCACCAGCGTGCGCTTTAGACCGGACGTCGAAATCTTCGGCGACAAGCTGCGCTTCCGCCCATCGCGCCTGTTCCAGATGGCGCGCTCCAAAGCCTATCTCTATCGCGGCGTCGAAGTGCGCTGGTCTTGCGACCCGTCGCTCCTGCCAGAAGACTCCAAAATCCCGGCCGAAGCCACCCTCACCTATCCGAACGGTCTCGCTGACCAGCTGGAAGAGGTCTTCAAGGGCAAGGCGACCATTACGAATGAAGCCTTCTCAGGCCTTGTTGAGACCGATGAAGGCAAGGTCGAATGGGCCATCGCCTGGACGGCGGCCGGCTTCGGCGAAGCCGACGGTTTCTCGCGCTCCTACTGTAACACCATCCCGACACCGGATGGCGGCACCCATGAGGCAGGCCTTCGCTCGGCCATCACCAAGGGCCTTCGCAACTATGGTGAGCTGACGGGCCAGAAGAAGGCGACCGCGATTACCGCAGACGACATCATGTCCTATGCGGGCATCCTTCTGTCTGTCTTCATTCGCGGCCCTGAATTCGTCGGCCAGACCAAGGACAAGCTGTCGACCACGGCCGCCTTCCGCCTTGTCGAGAACGCGGTCCGCGACCGCTTCGACCACTGGCTTGCTGCCAGCCCGAAGGAAGCTGACAAGCTTCTCAACTGGGCGATGGAACGCGCGGATGAGCGCGCCAAGCGCCGCAAGGACAAGGAAGTCGCGCGCAAATCTGCGACCCGCCGCCTGCGCCTTCCCGGCAAGCTCGCAGATTGCTCTGCAAATTCCGGCGATACCGAGCTTTTCATTGTCGAAGGCGACTCGGCAGGTGGCACGGCGAAGACGGCCCGAGACCGCAAGATGCAGGCGATCCTTCCCCTGCGCGGCAAGATCCTCAACGTCGCTTCGGCTTCCGTCGACAAGCTGGAAAAGAACCAGGAACTCGCCGACCTGATGCTGGCGCTGGGCACGGGCCTCAAGACGCGCTTCAATCTCGATGATCTTCGCTATGAGCGCGTCATCATCATGACTGACGCTGACGTCGACGGCGCACACATCGCGTCCCTGCTCATCACTTTCTTCTACCAGATGACGCCTGGCCTCATCGAAAGCGGCCGCCTCTATATGGCGATGCCTCCGCTCTACCGCCTCAGCCATAAGGGCAAGTCGGTCTATGCGATGGATGACGCGCAGAAGGCAGAGCTGATCGCATCGGAATTCAAGAATAGCGAAAAAGTCGAGATCGGCCGCTTCAAGGGTCTTGGTGAGATGAATGCCTCACAGCTCAAAGAGACCACGATGGACCCGCAATCGCGCACGCTGGCGCGGATCACCCTGCCGGACTCCATGGACGAACTCACGGAAATGAAGCCTGCAGAGCTCATCGACACGCTGATGGGGCGCAAAGCCGAGCACCGTTTCAAGTTCATCCAGGACAACGCCCAGTTCGCGTCTGAACTCGATATCTGA
- a CDS encoding uracil-DNA glycosylase, with protein sequence MTDKTTVPPEAPPNCELCPRLVAYRSQNRLNHPGWFNAPVPSFGDENARLLVIGLAPGVTGANKTGRPFTGDWAGDLLYATFAKFGFSEGEYQARPDDGLVLKDAMITNAVRCVPPKNKPVGSEVNNCRGYLTARIDALPKAQVLLCLGKISHDSMLRAFDLKVKDHPFGHGSEYRLPDNRILLSSYHCSRYNTNTGRLTTEMFEAVFARANELLGR encoded by the coding sequence ATGACTGATAAAACGACCGTTCCGCCCGAAGCGCCGCCCAATTGCGAACTCTGCCCGAGGCTTGTGGCCTACCGGTCGCAGAACCGGCTGAACCATCCAGGCTGGTTCAACGCACCTGTCCCCTCTTTCGGTGATGAGAATGCGCGGCTTCTGGTTATCGGGCTTGCCCCGGGCGTCACAGGAGCGAACAAGACCGGCCGCCCCTTCACTGGCGACTGGGCGGGTGATCTTCTCTACGCAACCTTCGCCAAGTTCGGCTTCAGCGAAGGTGAGTATCAGGCCCGGCCGGATGACGGGCTGGTCCTCAAGGATGCGATGATCACCAATGCGGTGCGCTGCGTCCCACCGAAGAACAAGCCGGTCGGCAGCGAGGTCAATAATTGCCGCGGATACCTCACTGCACGCATCGATGCCTTGCCAAAGGCTCAGGTATTGCTCTGCCTCGGCAAGATCTCGCACGACTCGATGCTGCGCGCCTTCGATCTCAAAGTGAAGGATCATCCCTTCGGACATGGCAGTGAGTACCGCCTGCCCGACAATCGCATCCTTCTGTCGAGCTATCACTGCTCGCGGTACAACACGAATACCGGACGGTTGACGACGGAGATGTTTGAAGCCGTCTTCGCGCGGGCCAATGAGCTTCTCGGCCGCTGA
- a CDS encoding NYN domain-containing protein, whose translation MAFYKDERLMLFIDGASLYTTARSLEIEIDFRKLLAEFRNRGRLLRANYYTTIVEGEDYSPVRPLVDWLSYNGYNVIHKAAREFTDREGRRRVRGNMNVEIAVDMMSAASTVDHIVLFAGDSDFRRLVEMVKAQGCRVTVVSSAKTQPQTIGDELRREADVFIDLEDLSDLIGRPRNGTPDRAVAYADDDDD comes from the coding sequence ATGGCATTTTATAAAGACGAACGACTGATGTTGTTCATCGATGGCGCAAGCCTCTACACAACCGCCCGATCGCTTGAGATTGAAATCGACTTCCGCAAATTACTGGCAGAATTCAGAAATCGCGGCAGGCTGCTTCGCGCCAATTACTACACGACCATTGTTGAAGGCGAAGATTACAGCCCCGTCCGGCCACTCGTCGACTGGCTGAGCTACAATGGCTACAATGTCATCCACAAGGCCGCGCGCGAGTTTACTGACCGGGAAGGTCGCCGGCGTGTACGCGGCAACATGAATGTCGAGATTGCCGTCGACATGATGAGCGCCGCCAGCACAGTCGACCATATCGTTCTCTTTGCAGGCGACAGCGATTTCCGCAGGCTCGTCGAAATGGTGAAGGCACAAGGATGCCGCGTGACCGTCGTCTCTTCGGCCAAGACACAGCCTCAGACGATCGGCGATGAGCTTCGCCGCGAAGCCGATGTCTTCATCGACCTTGAAGACCTTTCAGACCTGATTGGCCGTCCACGAAATGGAACGCCTGACCGGGCCGTGGCTTATGCAGATGATGACGATGACTGA
- the rpoZ gene encoding DNA-directed RNA polymerase subunit omega: MARVTVEDCIEQVPNRFDLILLAAQRARMIREGSPITVERDNDKDPVISLREIADRTVSLDVVREGLIANLQEVRPGEEEEREADRAALQTAPAATEEDVMRAYQAELESGRDDRF, from the coding sequence ATGGCACGAGTTACTGTCGAAGACTGCATCGAGCAGGTCCCGAACCGTTTTGACCTGATCCTTCTGGCTGCGCAGCGCGCACGCATGATCCGCGAAGGTTCGCCGATCACTGTCGAGCGCGACAATGACAAGGACCCGGTCATCTCACTGAGAGAGATTGCTGATCGCACTGTTAGCCTCGACGTCGTTCGCGAAGGCCTGATCGCCAACCTTCAGGAAGTTCGCCCTGGCGAGGAAGAAGAGCGCGAGGCAGATCGTGCGGCGCTTCAGACTGCACCTGCAGCGACCGAAGAAGACGTCATGCGCGCCTACCAGGCCGAACTGGAGTCGGGCCGCGACGACCGTTTCTGA
- a CDS encoding bifunctional (p)ppGpp synthetase/guanosine-3',5'-bis(diphosphate) 3'-pyrophosphohydrolase — protein MSSAAASNIDRSPPNMERRDAGARAAIPTRDDLIDAVRAYYPEVDSKRLGDAYDFAKEKHGEQLRKSGDPYYSHPVQVAMLIAGIQLDQCTIMAGLLHDTVEDCDVSLDEIESRFGNDVAELVDGVTKLGKLDYKSEQSKQAENFQKFILATVNDIRVLLVKLADRLHNMRTLHFIPKEESRRRIAGETLEIYAPLARRVGLYQVASELEDLGFHHVNPEARASIVAKLEELMSENADDLERIRFAIKQVVAEQGLTARVKGRRKQPYSIWRKLERKSISFRDVADIFGFRVIVQETGECYQLLGAFHTVWACLPDRFKDFISVPKPNGYASLHTTVRASGNRLVELQIRTEEMDRTAEHGVAAHWTYKNSEYGFDLESSKAAGLDPSMNLRAFGELLADGAEPDEFLEHAKLEMYREHVFVFTPKGRLIILPKGAMPLDFAYAVHTAVGDTCDGVRVNGVDRTLRTPLKNGDVVEILRRPDSRPAVGWEALTVTGRARSAIRRLIRGREQIEFVRLGRALMDRDLRRAGIEPLEIDMVRVARRADFETAEDLAEAIGRGRYDTADFIRTAFPGHEPAQANAHDRTLIDDQHASQMIAGEDLTPGVTLHLGECCHPIPGDRIIGLREPEKGLVIHTIFCRQVAAFEDRPDLWVDLRWNELAKQGVVAVGRISVQAVNKPGVMALQCSAVAQAGGNITRVETGERAADFLQLIFDIEVEDLRHLEHIRAALRALAVVESVERIEETTN, from the coding sequence ATGAGCAGTGCGGCCGCCAGCAACATTGATCGGTCGCCCCCAAATATGGAGCGGCGCGATGCTGGTGCGCGCGCTGCTATTCCTACCCGCGATGACCTGATTGACGCGGTCCGGGCCTACTATCCTGAAGTAGACTCGAAGCGTCTTGGTGATGCCTATGATTTCGCCAAGGAAAAGCACGGCGAACAGCTGCGCAAATCCGGCGACCCCTATTATTCCCACCCCGTGCAGGTCGCGATGCTTATTGCTGGCATCCAGCTGGACCAGTGCACGATCATGGCTGGGCTTCTTCACGACACGGTCGAGGATTGCGACGTTTCGCTGGATGAGATCGAGAGCCGGTTTGGCAATGATGTTGCTGAACTGGTCGACGGCGTCACCAAGCTTGGCAAGCTCGACTACAAATCCGAACAGTCCAAGCAGGCCGAGAACTTCCAGAAGTTCATCCTTGCGACCGTCAATGACATCCGGGTCTTGCTGGTGAAGCTGGCTGACCGGCTGCACAATATGCGCACGCTCCACTTTATCCCGAAGGAAGAGTCGCGTCGGCGCATCGCTGGTGAGACGCTGGAAATCTATGCGCCGCTGGCCCGCCGGGTTGGTCTATACCAGGTCGCCTCGGAGCTTGAGGATCTCGGCTTCCATCACGTCAATCCTGAAGCGCGCGCGAGCATTGTCGCAAAGCTTGAAGAGCTGATGTCGGAAAATGCCGACGATCTTGAGCGTATCCGGTTTGCCATCAAGCAGGTCGTCGCAGAGCAGGGGCTCACGGCACGCGTAAAGGGGCGCCGCAAGCAGCCCTATTCGATCTGGCGGAAGCTGGAACGCAAGTCGATTTCATTCCGTGATGTTGCCGACATCTTCGGTTTCCGCGTCATCGTGCAAGAGACGGGCGAATGCTACCAGTTGCTTGGTGCCTTTCACACGGTCTGGGCGTGCCTGCCTGACAGGTTCAAGGACTTCATCTCGGTTCCAAAACCGAACGGTTATGCCTCGCTCCACACGACAGTACGTGCCTCTGGTAACCGGCTCGTGGAGTTGCAGATCCGGACCGAAGAAATGGACCGGACGGCAGAGCACGGCGTCGCCGCGCACTGGACCTACAAGAATAGCGAATACGGTTTCGATCTCGAATCGTCCAAGGCGGCGGGTCTCGACCCGAGCATGAACCTTCGGGCTTTCGGTGAACTGCTCGCCGATGGCGCAGAGCCTGATGAGTTTCTCGAGCATGCCAAGCTGGAGATGTACCGCGAGCATGTGTTTGTCTTCACGCCAAAGGGCCGGCTGATCATCCTGCCCAAGGGCGCGATGCCGCTCGACTTTGCCTATGCCGTTCACACCGCCGTAGGCGACACATGTGATGGCGTCAGAGTGAATGGCGTTGACCGTACGCTCCGTACGCCGCTAAAAAATGGTGATGTCGTCGAGATATTGCGCCGGCCGGACTCTCGACCGGCAGTTGGCTGGGAAGCTCTGACGGTTACAGGGCGGGCCAGATCAGCCATCCGCCGCCTCATCAGGGGCCGCGAGCAGATCGAGTTTGTTCGTCTCGGGCGCGCTCTGATGGACCGGGATCTCAGACGTGCGGGCATAGAGCCGCTCGAAATCGACATGGTGCGCGTTGCCCGGCGCGCGGACTTTGAGACCGCCGAGGACCTCGCCGAAGCGATCGGACGCGGGCGCTATGACACAGCGGACTTTATCCGCACGGCTTTCCCGGGACATGAGCCGGCACAGGCGAATGCGCACGATCGCACGCTGATCGACGATCAGCATGCCAGCCAGATGATTGCAGGCGAAGACCTCACCCCGGGTGTCACCCTCCATCTTGGCGAGTGCTGCCACCCGATCCCCGGGGACCGCATCATTGGTCTGCGGGAGCCCGAAAAGGGCCTCGTCATCCATACAATCTTCTGTCGTCAGGTCGCAGCCTTCGAAGACCGTCCCGACCTCTGGGTGGACCTTCGCTGGAACGAGCTTGCCAAGCAGGGTGTCGTGGCCGTCGGCCGGATCAGCGTGCAGGCGGTCAACAAGCCGGGTGTCATGGCGCTTCAGTGTTCGGCCGTGGCGCAGGCTGGCGGCAACATCACCCGCGTCGAGACCGGCGAACGCGCCGCTGATTTTCTTCAGCTTATCTTCGATATCGAGGTTGAGGACTTGCGTCATCTCGAGCACATAAGGGCCGCATTGCGGGCGCTCGCCGTCGTGGAGAGCGTTGAGCGGATCGAGGAGACGACCAATTGA